One segment of Labrus mixtus chromosome 10, fLabMix1.1, whole genome shotgun sequence DNA contains the following:
- the rnf44 gene encoding RING finger protein 44 isoform X1 gives MRPWEIAVNRLPPTAPLNPRRFLGEPCNAPVHPRRSPPVRRQWGRRDRPVLHNSLVQDENFHRLLFSQHHQPVPLDESRQYSHTSTAPRMLHPAAHLPQQSAIMVDLHDQMHQGSVPISYTVTTVTTHGFPIHTGQPLPGCNTQQLPACSVMFSGQLSLLCCLPPPLIQACTMQHMPVSYQAFPPLISSEHFVLHPTPSVPPHQPPHLTPLSQFVPLQPQHPRMPLQRVENEVDLRGDQHPLGTFSYPPSHHPPALPPSLPLQYLPQEPLHQELPFGVPYPQMLPRRVSGQRYRLQPPLPPPPPPPSYYPGFLPYFLSMLPVPPTAVGPAISLDLDVDDVEMENYEALLNLAERLGEAKPRGLTKADIEQLPSYRFNSENHLSEQTLCVVCFSDFECRQLLRVLPCNHEFHAKCVDKWLKTNRTCPICRADASDVHREAE, from the exons ATGCGACCATGGGAAATAGCAGTAAATAGGCTGCCACCAACAGCCCCCTTAAACCCGAGGAGGTTCCTTGGAGAGCCCTGCAACGCCCCAGTGCATCCCAGGAGAAG CCCACCAGTAAGACGCCAGTGGGGGAGACGAGACAGACCTGTTCTGCACAATTCCCTGGTTCAGGATGAGAACTTCCATCGTCTGCTTTTCTCCCAACACCACCAACCGGTTCCTTTAGATGAGTCCAGACAATACAGCCACACCAGCACAGCACCACGCATGCTTCACCCTGCTGCTCACCTGCCCCAGCAGAGCGCCATCATGGTGGATCTACACGACCAG ATGCACCAAGGATCAGTTCCAATATCATACACTGTTACCACGGTGACGACCCATGGATTTCCCATCCACACCGGGCAGCCCCTTCCAGGGTGCAACACTCAGCAGCTCCCAGCATGCTCGGTAATGTTCAGCGGacagctctctctgctctgctgccttcctcctcct CTCATACAGGCATGTACCATGCAGCATATGCCAGTGTCTTATCAAGCCTTTCCACCCCTAATCTCCAGCGAACATTTTGTATTGCACCCAACCCCATCTGTACCCCCCCACCAGCCGCCGCACCTTACTCCTCTGAGCCAGTTTGTCCCTTTACAGCCTCAGCATCCACGCATG CCTCTACAGAGGGTAGAGAATGAAGTTGACCTAAGAGGGGACCAGCACCCATTAGGGACCTTCTCCTACCCTCCATCCCATCACCCACCAGCGCTGCCTCCGTCTCTGCCCTTACAGTATCTTCCTCAAGAACCTCTGCACCAAGAGCTTCCCTTTGGAGTG CCATATCCCCAGATGCTGCCCCGGAGAGTGAGTGGTCAGAGATATCGGTTGCAgccgcccctcccccctcctcctccacctccatcttACTATCCCGGCTTCCTCCCTTACTTCCT GTCAATGCTTCCTGTGCCGCCAACAGCAGTGGGCCCTGCCATCAGTCTAGACCTGGATGTGGATGATGTGGAGATGGAGAACTATGAG GCATTACTGAATCTGGCAGAGCGGCTGGGTGAGGCCAAACCCCGCGGGCTCACTAAGGCAGATATAGAGCAACTTCCGTCCTACAGATTCAACTCAGAGAATCATCTGTCTGAACAAACGCT GTGTGTTGTGTGCTTTAGTGATTTTGAGTGTCGGCAGCTACTTCGGGTATTACCGTGTAACCACGAGTTCCACGCAAAGTGTGTGGATAAATGGTTAAAG ACCAATCGCACTTGTCCAATCTGCCGAGCCGATGCCTCGGACGTTCACCGAGAGGCGGAGTGA
- the faf2 gene encoding FAS-associated factor 2 translates to MAAPEEPELSQAQTEKLLQFQDLTGLESMDQCRRTLEQHNWNIEAAVQDRLNEQEGVPSVFNPPPSRPLQVNTADHRVYSYIVSRPQPRGLLGWSYYLIMLPFRFTYYTLLDIFRFALRFIRPDPRGRVTDPVGDVVSFIHSFEEKYGRSHPVFYQGTYSQALNDAKRELRFLLVYLHGEDHQDTDEFCRSTLCTEEVLTFLNTRMLFWACSTSKPEGYRVSQALRENTYPFLAMIMLKDRKMTVVGRLEGLIQPEDLINQLNFIMDANQTHLMSERLEREERNQTQVLRQQQDEAYLASLRADQEKDRKKREEQEQIRQEEEKVRQSVLAEERRRQTLEEEKERKSECLPPEPPADDPESVKIVFKLPNDTRVERRFLFGQSLTVIYDFLFSLKESPEKFQIVTNFPRRVLPCLPTEEQPNPPTLKEAGLSRSEVLFVQDLTDD, encoded by the exons ATGGCGGCGCCAGAGGAGCCAGAATTATCTCAGGCGCAGACGGAAAAACTCCTCCAATTTCAG GACCTTACTGGTTTGGAGTCAATGGACCAGTGTCGTCGAACATTAGAGCAGCACAACTGGAACATAGAG GCTGCAGTACAAGACAGACTTAATGAGCAAGAAGGAGTGCCCAGTGTGTTTAACCCTCCACCATCCAGACCATTACAGGTCAATACAGCTGACCATAGAGTATATAGTTACATTGTCTCAAGGCCACAACCCAGG GGATTACTAGGATGGAGTTACTACTTGATAATGCTACCGTTCAGATTTACATATTACACACTTCTGGACATATTCAG gTTTGCCCTGCGATTCATCAGGCCAGATCCTCGTGGTCGTGTCACAGACCCTGTTGGAGATGTTGTGTCTTTCATTCATAGTTTCGAGGAGAAGTATGGTCGGTCACACCCAGTATTTTACCAGGGCACATACAGCCAG gccCTGAATGATGCCAAACGGGAGCTCCGTTTCTTATTAGTGTACCTTCATGGGGAGGATCATCAAGACACAGATGAGTTTTGCCG CTCCACATTATGTACAGAAGAGGTTCTAACCTTCCTCAACACACGAATGCTCTTCTGGGCATGCTCAACCAGCAAGCCTGAGGGCTACAGAG TATCCCAGGCATTGCGAGAGAACACCTACCCATTCTTGGCCATGATAATGCTCAAGGATCGCAAAATGACAGTGGTGGGTCGCCTCGAGGGTCTCATCCAGCCAGAGGACCTCATCAATCAGCTCAACTTCATCATGGATGCCAACCAAACACATCTGATGTCAGAGCGCCTTGAACG GGAGGAGAGGAACCAGACCCAAGTGCTAAGGCAGCAACAAGACGAGGCCTATCTCGCCTCCCTCCGTGCAGACCAAGAGAAGGACcgaaagaagagggaggagcaggagcagatcaggcaggaggaggagaaggtccGACAGAGTGTTCTTGCTGAGGAGCGGAGACGACAA ACACtcgaagaggaaaaggagagaaaatcaGAATGTCTTCCCCCAGAGCCGCCTGCAGATGATCCAGAAAGTGTCAAAATAGTGTTTAAGCTGCCTAACGATACACGAGTAGAGAGACGATTCCTGTTTGGGCAGTCTTTGACG GTAATATACgacttcctcttctctttgaaAGAATCTCCAGAGAAGTTTCAGATAGTAACAAACTTCCCTCGCCGAGTCCTGCCCTGCCTTCCGACTGAAGAGCAGCCCAACCCTCCCACACTGAAAGAGGCGGGGCTCAGCCGCTCCGAGGTCCTTTTTGTACAGGACCTTACGGACGATTAA
- the rnf44 gene encoding RING finger protein 44 isoform X2 has product MRPWEIAVNRLPPTAPLNPRRFLGEPCNAPVHPRRSPPVRRQWGRRDRPVLHNSLVQDENFHRLLFSQHHQPVPLDESRQYSHTSTAPRMLHPAAHLPQQSAIMVDLHDQMHQGSVPISYTVTTVTTHGFPIHTGQPLPGCNTQQLPACSLIQACTMQHMPVSYQAFPPLISSEHFVLHPTPSVPPHQPPHLTPLSQFVPLQPQHPRMPLQRVENEVDLRGDQHPLGTFSYPPSHHPPALPPSLPLQYLPQEPLHQELPFGVPYPQMLPRRVSGQRYRLQPPLPPPPPPPSYYPGFLPYFLSMLPVPPTAVGPAISLDLDVDDVEMENYEALLNLAERLGEAKPRGLTKADIEQLPSYRFNSENHLSEQTLCVVCFSDFECRQLLRVLPCNHEFHAKCVDKWLKTNRTCPICRADASDVHREAE; this is encoded by the exons ATGCGACCATGGGAAATAGCAGTAAATAGGCTGCCACCAACAGCCCCCTTAAACCCGAGGAGGTTCCTTGGAGAGCCCTGCAACGCCCCAGTGCATCCCAGGAGAAG CCCACCAGTAAGACGCCAGTGGGGGAGACGAGACAGACCTGTTCTGCACAATTCCCTGGTTCAGGATGAGAACTTCCATCGTCTGCTTTTCTCCCAACACCACCAACCGGTTCCTTTAGATGAGTCCAGACAATACAGCCACACCAGCACAGCACCACGCATGCTTCACCCTGCTGCTCACCTGCCCCAGCAGAGCGCCATCATGGTGGATCTACACGACCAG ATGCACCAAGGATCAGTTCCAATATCATACACTGTTACCACGGTGACGACCCATGGATTTCCCATCCACACCGGGCAGCCCCTTCCAGGGTGCAACACTCAGCAGCTCCCAGCATGCTCG CTCATACAGGCATGTACCATGCAGCATATGCCAGTGTCTTATCAAGCCTTTCCACCCCTAATCTCCAGCGAACATTTTGTATTGCACCCAACCCCATCTGTACCCCCCCACCAGCCGCCGCACCTTACTCCTCTGAGCCAGTTTGTCCCTTTACAGCCTCAGCATCCACGCATG CCTCTACAGAGGGTAGAGAATGAAGTTGACCTAAGAGGGGACCAGCACCCATTAGGGACCTTCTCCTACCCTCCATCCCATCACCCACCAGCGCTGCCTCCGTCTCTGCCCTTACAGTATCTTCCTCAAGAACCTCTGCACCAAGAGCTTCCCTTTGGAGTG CCATATCCCCAGATGCTGCCCCGGAGAGTGAGTGGTCAGAGATATCGGTTGCAgccgcccctcccccctcctcctccacctccatcttACTATCCCGGCTTCCTCCCTTACTTCCT GTCAATGCTTCCTGTGCCGCCAACAGCAGTGGGCCCTGCCATCAGTCTAGACCTGGATGTGGATGATGTGGAGATGGAGAACTATGAG GCATTACTGAATCTGGCAGAGCGGCTGGGTGAGGCCAAACCCCGCGGGCTCACTAAGGCAGATATAGAGCAACTTCCGTCCTACAGATTCAACTCAGAGAATCATCTGTCTGAACAAACGCT GTGTGTTGTGTGCTTTAGTGATTTTGAGTGTCGGCAGCTACTTCGGGTATTACCGTGTAACCACGAGTTCCACGCAAAGTGTGTGGATAAATGGTTAAAG ACCAATCGCACTTGTCCAATCTGCCGAGCCGATGCCTCGGACGTTCACCGAGAGGCGGAGTGA